Within Planococcus citri chromosome 2, ihPlaCitr1.1, whole genome shotgun sequence, the genomic segment TGGAGGTATGGATTACAAGTTGTTATTCTACATTTACCTACGATATTATATGTTTACTTTATACCCACTTAAGTGCTTTAACTTACTCAAAAAGTTAGATAggtattcaacttgaaaaactgaTAAGTATGTACtgaaaaatcttgaatgttTGTTTCAGCAATTGTTATCAGTATGTGTCGTTTGCTTTACGAGTACATCTGGATTGCCacgaaaatcttgaaaaatatggTACTATTACTGCAAATGCTGAAATCTCTTTCATGAAGCCTGATGGTCACGAAACTGGAACCCGAAATTCTACTATCAACATTACCCCTATGGAAGATTCACACAGTAAAACTTCGTTGTTGTGTGAGTTTGGTGTAGGAAGCATGAATGAATGGACGTTTCAAGATGAATTGACGATCTTTTGCTGCGTTAGCTACTGTAAAGAAAATGACATTGTGACTACTTCATCACAGGATCCaaattcattcgaaatttcTGAATCCAGCCTCTCGCAAGATTTCGAACGATGTTACCTGGATGATGATCACTTCACTGACGCGATAATTTCAGTCAAAGATAAAGATTACCCAGTTCATAAAATAATTCTGGCTACTCGCAGTTCGGTTTTCAACACTATGTTCAGAAGCAAAATGCAAGAAAGCCAGAATAACCGCATCGTTATCCCAGATATCGAGCAAGAGCCCTTCGAAGAAATGCTGCACTACATTTATACGGGAAAGACGAAGAATTTAGACGAATCGGCCTTCGAATTGCTACCCGCAGCGGATAAATACGATCTAAAAGATCTGAAGGCTATGTGTGAAGAAATGTTGTATCGGAAATTATCAACTGATAATGCTGCGAAGATTTTAATGTTGGCGGATATGCATCATGCTAATGAATTAAAGACGCTCACTCTTCGATTTATCAGAGATAATTACGCCAGTTGCGAAGATTttaagaattctgaaatttggacCGAGTTGACTACGTCTCACGTTCAACTGATTAAAGATATGCTGGctgctttttgtgaaaaataatggTTATTTGTGAAATTGTCGTTTTGAAGACTTTGAATCGAAAGGAAGGACAGGTAGATATCTGAAATTCACCTCATTATGTTCTGttcttttttgttccaaattttgatttaagaaaactgtacttttttttgagttttgatcaAAACAGTATCTTATCTCAGCCTATTgtattgtatacctacctatttataaagAGTATTTATTTTTACGCTGTATTTCAGTTTTCGTTTTGTAATTATATCTACGTAGAAATTAaatagtacttacctacctatactttcgTTTCGTGTTATTCCTCATTTAATCTGCTTTCATTAATTTTCGAATGACTGggcgtttaaaaaaataataaagaggGTTATCATCgtaatacctaggtaggtactaatatGTACTTATCCTCGCGCTAATTTTGTTGTGATATCGAAATTGGTAGATTATTACATAAACCGCGATAATTCTTGATTACTCACCGACTCGGAATTCAGATTGTGATCTGTGGGCTGTGTTCATTCATAACTGTAGTGGATTTTTATTTCGTGAGAGTTGTGTTGATTCGACATTTCGTTCAGTTTAGTCTAATGTGTTTAAATTAGCGTatcatttgatcaaaataattcttgtttgaaaattaaacgtaaatttttggaaaattccaatgTCATCcaaggtaggtagtaggtacctataaatgtaTGAATTCTTAGACGGTTTTCGTTTTTGGTtctactataggtaggtacaaatgaAAGGAATAATAGATAACATCATTTTACAGTTCTTCAAGTGTCTCTGCAAAGGAAAGAGTTACATCAAATcgaaaaagtgtactttttcGTGGACAATCGACCAATATTCGCGCCTCATTGAGCGAGGGGAACAAGAATTTAAATCTTCTACATTCTCCACTGTTAAAGATCGCTTAAAATGGCGTTTAGGTCATAAATACTCTCATTACTGTCGGTTTTGGTAtgattattgtatttttttatttttctactttttaaaatttgattggtCGTTGCTTATTACATATTAATTATTGATGAGAGAGCATAAGGTTGAGATTGTATGTATTTGTGGACAGATAATGCGATTTTTAAACGGATTTCTGACGTCCGTGGCTTTTACCTTACTTATATTTCTTCGATCTTCATGCAGGTATTTCAGTACCTTTGGTAatcgatttaattttaatttcagttccGAGTGTCGCGAATGCGTTTTATTCTGCTTATATCCCGAATCCAAAACCGACCTCAAAAAGTACTGCCCAATATCGGGAAATGTAGAAATATCTGTGATGACTCACGACCGAGGAGAAGTaataatttcgagaaaaattcccTTAAGTATTGACTATACTGCGGGGCGAAGAGTTTGCGCATTATTCTCCATATCTCTCGATGAAATGAAGACGTACATATTTCAAGACAAATTGACAATAGTTTGCAAACTGACGTATGTAAAAAATAAGGATATGAGTTCTAGGCTAGTGAAGTTGGCAGGAAAAATGAGGTAGGTAATTTGGAAAACTTCggtggaaagctgaattttggtatactggtccatttttatgtCCCAATTGAGGATTTGAGGTGGTCCCCCTAAATTGTGTATCCTAGCCTCCGAAAAATGGACCAGTACttataccaaaatttagctttccaccaaagtttttcaaatgaaatgccAATTCTCGTGGACTATTCGACAAATCTGCAAGTCTCAGAATCTCGCTTGTCAAACGACCTCGAACGATTGTTCAACGATGACTATTTCAAAGACGTGACATTTTCAGATAAAGGCAAAAAGTACACGGTCATAAAACAATTCTAGCTGCTCGTAGTCGTAGTTCGgtttttaatatgtacatacctactgaTTGTATGTATTATTTGTGTGTTATTCTGTGTTAttatgataatgatgatgatttaagaattttttcctTGTACACATCTAATCATAAtaattttcttgatgacattttgagctatttttgcaattttgcccaaataatatttatataggtataggtattaaaaatctactcttttttatgatattttgttacgtgatggaattttcaacattgtcgGTGTAATAaactttcaaataggtaggttcAGTGAGccttgagtttttaaaatttcaattttatttcggGGAAAACTGAAGCAGGGTtagcttttttggaaaaaatataggCTACTATTTACaggaaaaacgagaaaaatctCAAGTAGGTACAGCTACAATGTGGTTGTGAGGAGGTTCAGAATTCAGATGTCCGATCGAAGAATCGAGTTGATATTCGAATTTTGACGCCCCTTTATTTTAAGACATAAACCAAAGATTTTAAATCtctgtgataaaaattgtaTACTTCAAGATAATAGATATTAGGACGAATTGCGAAAAAAACggcagattttgaccaaattcaatggatgccttcatttttgagttgaaaattatccataaaatatatttttagctCCGGAGCTTCCCATGAAGGAGAGATTGGAGCCCTTAAAGATGAAAGATATGGGacattttcggaaaaatcgtggttttttcgcccTAGCTCCTATTCAACCTGTAAAAATGACTCATTGTCAGTTCCAAGAGATAGTATTCGAAATTCTGAGTCGACCTTGGCCATTGCCATCgaaatccaaaaccacttgatgGTTTTACATGAGCGGTTAAAAACTCGcgaatcgcttatttttggataaattcgtgttttgaaaaatttttcttggcaaaaatttcgcattgattatgccaaaatatgtattgaaactattgaaagatatcattcttgatactggggaaatattttagaacttggcaaagtcaattttttaaatcatttttgccattttcaaaaaaaattctatgtttttggctatttgtttcgattttttgaaaggtattATATTGACCAATAGGTCAAGTGGCACCACTGCCtttgaaaatattgcaattattttgaattcagtTTCCTTCGATGATCTTGAAAAGTGCGGTCCTGCAGTGAAGATAGAAATGAAACTTTATAtaaccacattttttttttcaaaatacagttACATAAATCTTCCCAAAAATCCCAttcaaaaactcattaaaaacaCTAACCGAGGTCAtcagtgaaaaataattcttcaattctacgtttttttgccaacttggtcaaaaatttaaaggTGGCCCAGTCTACcctctgacaaaaaaaatgcctaGGTACTTACAATTACATAGGTATTCGATAAACATGATGTAccggtaaattaatttttaaattgctgCGGAAAACGTGGAAATCAATTAGGGCAATTGGGAACGAGCTGTGTGTTTTACGAGTAATAATAGCGCTATGAAATGATTAAGTATCAATAACGTTATCAATATATTAATCAActgttaatttattttttgtttcaggtaagtgaTTTTATGTCTATAAATTCAGAGAAGAATGGTGATGGGTAAGTCAGTCATTGGCGATTTGTATGATTTACAAATTCAAATGCCTACGATTTTCCAACTACGACAAATTTGATTTATTGCATGTTGGTTTCAATCTCGCC encodes:
- the LOC135837669 gene encoding speckle-type POZ protein B-like, encoding MSSNTLVTKCERKRIVKNCCKTKSHIKECSFLWTIDHYSKIVLKRGEKLESSQFTAVDDDLKWCLEHTTYWSNCYQYVSFALRVHLDCHENLEKYGTITANAEISFMKPDGHETGTRNSTINITPMEDSHSKTSLLCEFGVGSMNEWTFQDELTIFCCVSYCKENDIVTTSSQDPNSFEISESSLSQDFERCYLDDDHFTDAIISVKDKDYPVHKIILATRSSVFNTMFRSKMQESQNNRIVIPDIEQEPFEEMLHYIYTGKTKNLDESAFELLPAADKYDLKDLKAMCEEMLYRKLSTDNAAKILMLADMHHANELKTLTLRFIRDNYASCEDFKNSEIWTELTTSHVQLIKDMLAAFCEK